A region from the Pleurocapsa minor HA4230-MV1 genome encodes:
- a CDS encoding sensor histidine kinase, translated as MISSFKFLPNPFRFLLITEWVMLASCGSLALVEAWRGHTIPIEHISILFLLGVMGLVLPSGNQIIKIIYTAFEIGLIFYGTRLGYLHILPTLYLIVVMRSCFLFELVGRWIVTGIVFMLFLSDQYRYIIKTVPENPEQQINFGMHIVAETLVFGLGVFFVLQLTNRILSERQMRQKLAQANEQLQEYSQKIEELATVQERNRIARDIHDSLGHALTSLNIQMQTAVKLWEKEPAQAHSFLTQAQSLGKRAMQEVRKSISTLREDDQEEQPLEVRIESLVDDLRKGTGLSISTNICRCDRVSTPVAETIYRIVQEALTNIFKYAEATEVTIELKSTSEELSLSVKDNGKGFDPQQKRSGFGLRGMQERISSVNGQFKLITSARKGSRTGCRIEVKIPHVNVSQNILQKAQ; from the coding sequence ATGATTTCTTCTTTTAAATTCTTACCCAATCCATTTCGCTTTCTACTCATTACCGAATGGGTAATGCTTGCCAGTTGTGGCTCTTTGGCATTAGTAGAAGCTTGGCGGGGTCATACAATCCCCATAGAACACATTTCGATCTTATTTCTCTTAGGTGTAATGGGTTTGGTTTTACCTAGTGGCAACCAAATTATCAAAATTATCTACACGGCATTTGAAATTGGCTTAATTTTTTACGGGACAAGACTGGGTTATCTGCATATCTTGCCGACATTATATTTAATTGTCGTGATGCGCAGTTGTTTCCTGTTTGAACTTGTAGGACGTTGGATCGTTACGGGGATAGTGTTTATGTTATTTTTAAGCGATCAATACAGATATATTATAAAAACCGTACCAGAAAATCCAGAACAACAAATTAATTTTGGGATGCACATCGTCGCCGAAACCCTAGTGTTTGGCTTAGGGGTCTTTTTTGTATTACAGTTGACTAATAGAATACTATCCGAACGCCAGATGAGGCAAAAATTGGCTCAAGCGAACGAACAGTTACAAGAATATAGTCAAAAAATTGAAGAACTAGCAACGGTACAGGAACGCAATCGTATTGCTCGTGATATTCACGATTCTTTAGGTCATGCTCTTACCAGCTTAAATATTCAGATGCAAACTGCCGTCAAACTATGGGAAAAAGAACCCGCACAGGCTCATTCTTTCCTCACTCAGGCTCAATCATTGGGAAAAAGGGCAATGCAGGAGGTACGTAAATCTATTAGCACTTTGAGGGAAGACGACCAAGAAGAACAACCTTTAGAAGTCAGGATTGAAAGCTTGGTAGATGATTTGCGTAAAGGGACTGGATTATCAATTAGTACAAATATCTGTCGCTGCGATCGCGTTTCGACACCAGTAGCTGAAACAATTTACCGTATTGTCCAAGAAGCTTTAACTAATATTTTTAAGTATGCTGAAGCCACGGAGGTAACAATTGAACTTAAAAGTACTTCTGAAGAATTGAGTTTAAGCGTAAAAGATAATGGCAAAGGTTTCGATCCTCAGCAAAAACGTTCTGGATTTGGATTACGGGGAATGCAAGAGCGCATCAGCTCAGTTAATGGTCAGTTTAAGCTAATTACCTCAGCAAGAAAAGGAAGTCGAACTGGATGTCGAATTGAAGTCAAAA
- a CDS encoding protein kinase, whose amino-acid sequence MRDIEQAITKSMLLKAGLVQDYIEGITYHALLNQRLEANNRFSEGEIKQLLTQVLPILEYIHSLGVIHRDISPDNLIFCNQDKPQVLIDFSCIQEVELKTQFELNQVTANISKPLKAGYAPPEQVERGIVYAHSDLYALAATAVVLLTGKEPQQLIDPHGYCWHWESEVILSSKLEWILSKMLSPHPSDRFRSAAEVSRTLQGISIIRTSQFTETTTETTVAPHLNQPSFNRNVGDLLAKSLFFIPFFAVLILGGYLCLKVADLPDLDVVPVPSQVNNSAFESNFCKCQ is encoded by the coding sequence ATGAGAGACATAGAGCAAGCAATAACCAAGTCAATGTTGCTAAAAGCAGGGCTAGTCCAAGATTATATTGAGGGAATAACCTATCATGCTTTGCTCAATCAACGTCTCGAAGCAAATAATAGATTTAGCGAAGGGGAAATTAAACAATTATTAACCCAAGTCCTACCAATTCTAGAGTACATTCATTCGCTGGGAGTAATTCACCGCGATATTTCTCCTGATAATTTAATCTTCTGCAATCAAGATAAACCCCAAGTGTTGATTGATTTTAGCTGTATTCAAGAAGTCGAACTGAAAACCCAATTTGAATTAAACCAAGTAACTGCAAATATTTCCAAACCACTTAAGGCTGGTTATGCTCCTCCAGAACAGGTAGAACGGGGAATTGTTTACGCTCATAGCGATTTGTATGCCTTAGCTGCTACGGCAGTAGTGCTGTTAACAGGCAAAGAACCACAACAGTTAATCGATCCCCATGGCTACTGTTGGCATTGGGAATCAGAAGTTATTCTTAGTTCCAAGTTGGAATGGATTTTAAGTAAGATGCTGTCTCCTCATCCAAGCGATCGCTTTAGGAGTGCAGCCGAAGTTAGTCGAACTCTTCAAGGTATTTCGATCATCAGAACTTCTCAATTCACTGAAACTACTACTGAAACTACTGTTGCGCCACATCTCAATCAACCAAGCTTCAACAGAAACGTTGGAGACTTACTCGCAAAATCTCTGTTTTTTATCCCTTTTTTCGCAGTTTTAATCTTAGGGGGATATTTATGTCTAAAAGTGGCAGATTTACCAGATCTAGATGTTGTCCCTGTGCCTTCTCAAGTCAATAATTCAGCATTTGAATCAAATTTTTGTAAATGTCAGTAA
- a CDS encoding PhzF family phenazine biosynthesis protein encodes MKQTIVQVDAFTDRPFQGNPAAVCVLESPQDEQWMQSVAREMNLSETAFLHKHGQAYSLRWFTPTTEVSLCGHATLASAHVLWTEGYASTGQSIQFETKSGVLTAKYQDDWIELDFPANRSQDIPPITKLGDALGVPLKTVLYNSLGYLVEVATAQQVEQLQPNFTLLKQLPISKVIVTSKADSDSQYDFVSRFFAPGVGIDEDPVTGSAHCCLAPYWRDRLKLDRFLAYQASARGGVVKINYDGGDRVLLQGQAVTVMRGELL; translated from the coding sequence ATGAAACAAACCATAGTTCAGGTAGATGCTTTTACCGATCGCCCTTTTCAGGGTAACCCTGCTGCTGTCTGTGTCTTAGAATCACCTCAAGATGAGCAGTGGATGCAGTCGGTAGCGAGGGAAATGAATTTGTCGGAAACAGCATTTTTACACAAGCACGGTCAAGCATACAGTCTACGTTGGTTTACTCCCACAACCGAAGTATCTTTGTGTGGTCATGCTACCCTTGCTAGCGCTCACGTACTCTGGACGGAAGGATATGCTTCTACAGGACAGTCGATTCAGTTTGAAACCAAAAGTGGTGTTTTAACTGCTAAATATCAAGACGATTGGATCGAGTTGGACTTTCCTGCTAATCGATCGCAAGATATTCCGCCGATTACTAAATTAGGGGATGCCCTGGGCGTACCTTTAAAAACAGTTTTGTACAATTCTCTAGGCTATTTAGTGGAAGTTGCTACAGCTCAACAGGTCGAGCAGCTACAGCCTAATTTTACCCTACTCAAGCAATTACCCATCTCCAAGGTGATTGTGACTAGTAAAGCTGACAGCGATTCCCAATATGATTTTGTCTCACGCTTTTTTGCCCCTGGAGTCGGCATCGACGAAGATCCAGTGACGGGATCGGCGCACTGCTGTCTTGCCCCTTATTGGCGCGATCGCCTTAAACTCGATCGGTTTTTAGCTTATCAGGCTTCTGCCCGTGGGGGAGTAGTGAAAATCAATTACGATGGTGGCGATCGCGTTTTGCTTCAAGGTCAAGCAGTAACCGTAATGCGGGGGGAATTATTGTGA
- the ggt gene encoding gamma-glutamyltransferase: MKIRRAISLALSIILLIVMGNYPINNLYLVYSTVDSWSKVNAETVQPKAVGSNGVVVSTQKEASAVGLQVLQDGGNAIDAAVAVGYALAVTDPCCGNLGGGGFMLIHLADGTESFINFRETAPLKAHSQMYLDDRGELIENLSTDGYLAVAVPGTVKGLNYALDRYGTMEREQVIEPAIALAEEGFALQSGDVEIFEAGKDKLLQPNVAKIFLQNGKKTYQVGDVLVQTDLANTLKAISQEGTTAFYQGEIAKKIVAASQKNNGILSLEDFASYQVKEYEPISCTYRGYRVASAPPPGGGTTICQMLNILSGYNLKELGWHTPQSLHQMFSSMLFAFGDRNRYLGDPDFVDNPTNKLLSAEYAAALRSKIAFAALDPESIYSTDVQHEGTNTTHYSVVDKEGNAVAVTYTINSYFGAGVVAPGTGFLLNNEMDDFTSKLGKSNQFGLNQGEANLIEPLKRPLSSMSPTIVTKDGQVYLVTGSPGGPTIPTTVLQVITNVIDYGMGLSDAVNSPRVHYQGLPNRVVSESQAITPEAFRGLKLRGYSIMPFSSWGAAESIMVKSDRTMIGVNDMRKPAGKAVAY, translated from the coding sequence ATGAAAATTAGACGAGCTATATCTCTAGCACTGAGTATTATTTTGCTCATTGTGATGGGTAATTACCCGATCAATAATCTTTATCTAGTTTATTCAACAGTTGATAGTTGGAGTAAGGTTAATGCTGAAACAGTCCAGCCTAAAGCTGTCGGTAGCAATGGAGTAGTGGTTTCGACCCAGAAAGAGGCTTCAGCAGTGGGGTTGCAGGTGCTTCAAGATGGAGGAAATGCGATCGATGCTGCGGTGGCGGTAGGTTATGCCTTGGCGGTGACAGATCCCTGCTGCGGTAATTTGGGTGGCGGTGGCTTTATGCTGATTCATTTGGCCGACGGTACAGAATCTTTTATTAATTTCCGCGAGACTGCACCTTTAAAAGCTCACAGCCAGATGTATTTAGACGATCGGGGTGAGCTGATTGAAAATTTGAGTACTGATGGTTACTTAGCGGTGGCTGTCCCTGGTACAGTTAAGGGTTTGAATTATGCCCTCGATCGATATGGCACGATGGAACGAGAACAAGTAATTGAACCAGCGATCGCTTTAGCCGAAGAAGGTTTTGCTCTGCAATCAGGAGATGTAGAGATATTTGAAGCGGGGAAAGACAAATTGCTACAACCCAATGTCGCCAAGATATTTCTGCAAAATGGCAAGAAAACTTATCAAGTTGGCGATGTTTTAGTTCAAACCGATCTGGCTAACACCTTAAAAGCTATCTCTCAGGAGGGAACGACAGCTTTTTATCAAGGAGAAATAGCGAAAAAAATTGTAGCAGCCAGTCAAAAAAATAACGGTATTTTGAGTTTAGAAGATTTTGCCAGCTATCAAGTTAAAGAATATGAACCCATAAGTTGCACTTATCGAGGATATCGTGTGGCTTCTGCTCCGCCACCTGGTGGTGGTACTACTATTTGTCAGATGCTGAATATTTTATCTGGCTATAATCTCAAGGAATTAGGCTGGCATACACCCCAAAGTCTGCATCAGATGTTCTCTTCAATGTTATTCGCTTTTGGCGATCGCAACCGTTATTTGGGCGATCCTGATTTTGTGGATAACCCAACCAATAAATTACTCTCTGCTGAATACGCTGCTGCTTTAAGATCAAAAATAGCTTTTGCAGCACTCGATCCTGAGTCGATATATTCTACTGATGTTCAGCATGAGGGAACAAATACCACTCACTATTCTGTAGTGGACAAAGAAGGTAATGCTGTAGCCGTGACCTATACGATTAATTCTTATTTTGGTGCAGGGGTAGTTGCCCCTGGAACAGGCTTTTTACTCAACAATGAGATGGATGATTTTACTAGTAAGTTAGGAAAGTCAAATCAGTTTGGTTTAAATCAGGGAGAGGCAAACTTAATCGAGCCGTTAAAACGCCCTTTAAGTTCCATGTCCCCCACTATAGTTACCAAAGATGGACAAGTTTATCTGGTTACAGGTAGTCCTGGAGGCCCGACAATTCCCACTACGGTGTTGCAGGTCATCACTAATGTTATTGATTACGGTATGGGTTTATCAGATGCGGTGAATAGTCCCCGTGTACACTATCAAGGTTTACCTAACCGAGTAGTTAGTGAATCTCAAGCAATTACGCCTGAAGCCTTTAGAGGCTTGAAACTGCGGGGCTATAGCATTATGCCTTTTAGTTCCTGGGGTGCGGCCGAATCCATCATGGTTAAGAGCGATCGCACAATGATCGGCGTTAATGACATGCGTAAACCTGCGGGGAAGGCAGTTGCTTATTAG